TTATTGACGCGCTGTCCGCGGCATCGAAACCATGTTTACCCGCATTGAAGCCCGGCGATTCCGAAGCCTCCAGGGCGTAGATCAGAGCTTGGGGCCATTCCGCGCGCTTGTTGGGCCGAACGGGAGCGGAAAGACGACGTTCCTCGACGTCATTGCGTTTCTGAGCGACTTGGTCCGCAACCGCGGCGACGTCAGGAAGACCGTTCTTGACCGGAGTTTCACCTTCCAGAAGCTCGTGTGGATGGGTCTGGGAAACAGCTTCCAGTTGGCGGTCGAGGCCGAGGTGCCAGAGGCGGTTCGACAATCGATGGCGGAGGCCAAGAGGCGGTTCTCGCGAGTGCGGTACGAGATTGAGGTCGCCCTCGATCAGTCAAATGAGGTCGGGCTCGAACACGAGACACTGTGGCTGATAGAACCGCCAGATGGCAGTCGGTTGACCCAACCGAGGCTGGAGTTTCCGAAGCCGCCAGGACTTCGCCCGAGTCTGTCGGTCACCTCCGGCCCTTCAAGGCGGGCTGCAATCACGAAGAAGCCTGGTGGCAACGACAACTACTACCCAGAGGGGCGCAAGTCGTACATGCCCTCGTTCAAGCTCGGCCGGACCAAGTCGGCGCTTGCCCACGTACCGGCCGACGTCGATAGTTTTCCGGTCAGCTCGTGGTTTCGCGATCTGCTGGACACGGGTGTCCAGACATTCGCGCTCAACGGACAGGCCATTCGACAACCCAGTGCGCCCGGTGCGGGCCGTCGATTCGTTCCAGATGGCTCGAATCTCCCGTGGGTTGTGGACGGCCTACGGAGCCACAGGCTGCGTTTTCAACAGTGGCTAGGTCACGTGAAGACCGCACTGCCAGATGTCCTCGACATCGACACCGTCGAGCGCCCCGAAGATCGGCACCGTTATCTCGTTCTCTCATACGCCAATGGGGCGAAAGTGCCTTCGTGGTTGGTGTCTGATGGGACACTTCGTCTGCTTGCTCTCACAATTCCGGCATACCTTCCTGACCTCACTGGCACTTTCTTGATTGAAGAACCGGAAAACGGCATCCATCCGCGAGCCATTGAAACCGTTATCCAGTCTCTGTCCTCCATCTACACCGGGCAGGTGTTGTTGGCGACTCACAGCGCCGTCGCCCTGAACATGGTGGAACCGCGAAACCTGCTGTGCTTTGCCAAGGACGCATCCGGTGCAACAGACATCGTTTCTGGCGACGAGCATCCCGCCCTGCGGGACTGGAAGCAAGGACAGCCGGATCTCGGTGTGCTGTTTGCCGCTGGAATCCTGAGCTGACGGCAACTCGCTATGCGTGACCTTGTTGTGCTCGTGCCGGACAAGAACACTGAGTACGTGGTGCTCGGTGTGCTGTCGAGGCCGCAAGCGTTGGGCATTCGGGCGATCGACTTCAAGGTCATCGTGGACCCGGGTCATGATGGTGGCGTGCGTCGGCGGGGTGCTCAGATTTTGCACGTCGAGCGGCACCAGTTCAGTCACGCCGTGCTGATGTTCGATTACGAGGGAAGCGGTGCGACTGAACGACGTTCCGATCTCGAAGCCGGCCTTGACGCAACCCTCTCGCAAGATTGGGGTCGAGACGCAAAAACGATCATCATCGAGCCCGAGGTCGATGTGTGGATGTGGGGCGCTGAGGCCCATCTGAAGTCGGTTGTGCGCTGGAAGTTTCCAGAAGGGATTCGCGATTGGCTCGGTGCCGAATCGTTCTCGTTCACCTCCTCGGGCAAGCCGGTGCGCCCGAAGGAAGCGCTGGAGGCCGTCTTCCGACGGGCACAGGTGTCAAGGTCGTCTGCGAGCTACCAAGCCCTGGCGAAGAGGCTCAGTCTTGCCCGATGCGAAGACCCTGCGTTCCATCGACTGCGGGAGCGGATGGTAGAGTGGTTCGGCAACTGAAGTTGGACATTCGACATTCGCTGCTGACGACGGCCCCACCTGCGCCCGTCGGCCCTCATGTGCGTCCGCCTGCACCGTTCCCACCTGCAGCCTGCTCCATCCCCAACTTCTTCCCTCCAGGCGCACCAGGACGTGAGCGTCTAGACATGAATGAATAGACGTGGAATTTGTAAGCCATTACAAATAAATGGTTTGGCTCCAGTTTCAGCGCGGGGCTAACCTTCGCTGTCAGCGAACGGTCAAATGCGGCCACACCCGAACGTC
This is a stretch of genomic DNA from Vicinamibacterales bacterium. It encodes these proteins:
- a CDS encoding AAA family ATPase, coding for MFTRIEARRFRSLQGVDQSLGPFRALVGPNGSGKTTFLDVIAFLSDLVRNRGDVRKTVLDRSFTFQKLVWMGLGNSFQLAVEAEVPEAVRQSMAEAKRRFSRVRYEIEVALDQSNEVGLEHETLWLIEPPDGSRLTQPRLEFPKPPGLRPSLSVTSGPSRRAAITKKPGGNDNYYPEGRKSYMPSFKLGRTKSALAHVPADVDSFPVSSWFRDLLDTGVQTFALNGQAIRQPSAPGAGRRFVPDGSNLPWVVDGLRSHRLRFQQWLGHVKTALPDVLDIDTVERPEDRHRYLVLSYANGAKVPSWLVSDGTLRLLALTIPAYLPDLTGTFLIEEPENGIHPRAIETVIQSLSSIYTGQVLLATHSAVALNMVEPRNLLCFAKDASGATDIVSGDEHPALRDWKQGQPDLGVLFAAGILS